AAGCCCCAAATACACCCTAAAAAAAAAGTGCTACACCTAATCCACTTTTAATTTGTGGCACGAAAATTAGTTTTGTGATCTTCAACAAATGCGCTGGAAAGTGTGGAATGGTTAATACCTAATCCTTATGATCATTGATCAACTCCATTTATCCTAATCATACTAAAAGTGTTCAAATATCCTccattttgttaattttttgtatttatatatagaTCACAATCAATTCATTGTTTGCATGAAATTCAAAAGAATcatttttgaagaatcaaaCGCCAAAAACATCTCTCTTCCATATTATTAATCTTCTTACAACAAATGGCAACCTCCAATTCCAATCCTTTTCAACTCAAATCCCTATTCACGTTCCTTGTCATTCTAGCTCTCACAATCACCTCCGCCACCTCACGTAGAATCCTCGATGAGGTGCTCTCCACTCCCACCGTTGCACCAGAAGCTCCTCATGATGCTGACGAGAGTACCCCAACTTCAGGGGTATCTACAACTAATGGTGTTGCAACTCCTGTTGGTACAGGTGCGGGTATTCCAGCATCTGGTGTTGCAGGAGCTTCAAGTGTTCCAGCACCTACTACACGTGCAGGTGCTGACCAGCCTGTTACAGCTGGAGCAGGTGCTGACCATCCTGCTACAGCTGCACCAGCTATAGCAGGTGAAGATGATCATGTCTTTTCATTCTTCATGCACGATATTCTAGGAGGATCAAACCCTTCAGCTATAGCCGTAACGGGTATAGCAACCAACCCTTCACTCAGCGGTCAAGTTCCATTCGCAAAGCCAAACGGCGCAGTTCTAGCAGTAGACAACGGTGTTCCTGTCAATAACGGGAACAGCGGAATcatcagcaacaacaacatccctTTCCTCACAGGCCTCAGTGGAACAACTCCAAACGTAATCCAAAACAacggaaacaacaacaacataatcGGTGGAGGTAACGGTTACCCTGCCATTAACATGGCTCAATTAGGATCCGGAGTCACTTTCCAAAAACTCATGTTCGGTACAATGACAGTATTTGACGACGAGTTAACAGAAGGTCATGACCTCAACTCGGGCTTAGTTGGAAAATCTCAAGGATTTTACATTTCTAGCTCAGAAGATGGAACTAGCCAAACTATGGCATTTACAGTAATGTTTCATAGTGGAAG
This region of Solanum dulcamara chromosome 9, daSolDulc1.2, whole genome shotgun sequence genomic DNA includes:
- the LOC129904022 gene encoding dirigent protein 25-like; its protein translation is MATSNSNPFQLKSLFTFLVILALTITSATSRRILDEVLSTPTVAPEAPHDADESTPTSGVSTTNGVATPVGTGAGIPASGVAGASSVPAPTTRAGADQPVTAGAGADHPATAAPAIAGEDDHVFSFFMHDILGGSNPSAIAVTGIATNPSLSGQVPFAKPNGAVLAVDNGVPVNNGNSGIISNNNIPFLTGLSGTTPNVIQNNGNNNNIIGGGNGYPAINMAQLGSGVTFQKLMFGTMTVFDDELTEGHDLNSGLVGKSQGFYISSSEDGTSQTMAFTVMFHSGSYSDSLSFFGVHRVRVSESHLAIMGGTGKYVNAKGFATVKTFPAANQQTDGVETLLHITVYLAY